From Zavarzinella sp., one genomic window encodes:
- a CDS encoding CotH kinase family protein codes for MKIWFLSCGALALFGISVVAQPPGFGPQAGDRPLVKQFDKDGNDWLNDEERREARRVAATNPGRGGFGPGGRGGMVANPPQEGKKITPDQVKKSTSKDLYDPETVRTIFINFNSPDWEKELSDFVRTDVEVPATVTVDGKKYENVGISYRGMTSLMMVPSGYKKSLNLSVDMALEKQDILGYRTLNLLNAHTDASMMHTFLYSHIARKHIAAPKSNFVRVVINGEDWGLFVNTQQFNKDFLKDFYGSTKGARWKVKGSPNGNGGLEYTGDNIQDYQRRFQIKSKDREEDWKALIELCKVLNTTPPEQLEEKLRHILDIESTLWFIALDVATSNEDGYWTRASDFSIARDEKGVFHIIPHDMNETFRSGRSGPGGFGPGGLGRPGFGPGGPGGFTPPRPTEVMPGFVQEMLGLDAKQRASLKDLQEEIDRSMAKILTKDQQQQMEGMLPGFGPGGPGRGPGGPGGMGGVQLDPLVGITDSRKPLRSKLLAVPALREKYLRFIYQIAHDDFDWKNLQPVVQRSRDLVKDIVKDDVKKLSTYENFLTETDPNSTSSSSLKGFFDARRSYLLNHAEVKKAVGK; via the coding sequence ATGAAGATATGGTTCCTTTCTTGTGGTGCTTTAGCACTTTTTGGAATTTCAGTTGTTGCTCAACCACCCGGATTCGGGCCCCAGGCGGGGGATCGCCCACTGGTGAAACAGTTTGACAAGGATGGCAACGACTGGCTGAATGATGAAGAACGTCGTGAGGCCCGACGAGTTGCCGCCACCAATCCCGGACGTGGTGGTTTTGGACCGGGTGGTCGAGGTGGGATGGTTGCAAATCCCCCACAGGAAGGGAAGAAGATAACTCCTGATCAGGTGAAAAAATCAACCAGCAAGGATCTTTACGATCCTGAAACCGTGCGAACAATTTTTATTAATTTCAACAGCCCCGATTGGGAAAAAGAATTAAGCGATTTCGTTCGCACAGATGTGGAAGTACCCGCCACCGTAACGGTGGATGGCAAGAAATACGAAAATGTCGGTATCAGCTACCGTGGGATGACCTCGCTGATGATGGTGCCATCAGGCTACAAAAAATCGCTGAACCTTTCTGTGGATATGGCGTTAGAGAAACAGGACATTCTTGGTTATCGCACGCTGAACCTGTTGAATGCCCACACCGATGCTTCGATGATGCACACATTCCTATATTCGCATATTGCAAGAAAGCATATTGCCGCACCCAAAAGCAATTTTGTGCGGGTCGTCATCAATGGCGAAGACTGGGGCTTGTTTGTCAATACACAACAGTTTAACAAAGATTTTCTGAAGGATTTCTACGGCTCCACTAAAGGTGCCCGCTGGAAAGTGAAGGGAAGCCCCAACGGCAATGGTGGGCTGGAATACACGGGCGACAACATTCAGGATTATCAGCGACGCTTCCAGATCAAATCGAAAGATCGTGAAGAAGACTGGAAGGCACTAATCGAATTGTGCAAAGTGTTGAATACTACCCCACCAGAACAGTTGGAGGAGAAGTTGCGACACATACTGGACATAGAATCCACGCTCTGGTTTATTGCTTTAGATGTTGCTACTTCCAATGAAGATGGCTACTGGACCCGTGCCAGCGATTTCAGCATTGCCCGCGATGAGAAGGGGGTTTTTCACATCATTCCCCACGATATGAACGAAACCTTCCGGTCTGGCCGCAGTGGGCCAGGTGGTTTTGGTCCGGGTGGTCTCGGAAGACCCGGTTTTGGCCCAGGCGGGCCTGGTGGTTTCACCCCACCCCGGCCAACCGAGGTGATGCCAGGGTTTGTACAGGAAATGCTTGGGCTGGATGCTAAACAGCGTGCATCGCTGAAAGATCTTCAGGAGGAAATTGATCGTTCCATGGCGAAAATCCTCACCAAAGATCAACAGCAACAAATGGAAGGGATGTTGCCTGGTTTTGGTCCCGGCGGCCCTGGGCGAGGTCCGGGAGGCCCCGGTGGCATGGGTGGGGTGCAACTTGATCCGCTGGTGGGCATAACAGACAGTCGTAAACCATTACGCAGTAAGCTGTTAGCGGTTCCTGCTTTGCGGGAAAAATATCTCCGCTTCATCTACCAGATAGCCCACGACGACTTTGATTGGAAAAATCTGCAACCAGTGGTACAACGTTCCCGCGATCTGGTGAAAGATATCGTCAAAGACGATGTGAAAAAGCTCTCTACCTATGAAAATTTCCTCACAGAAACCGATCCAAATTCTACTTCTTCAAGCAGTTTGAAAGGATTTTTTGATGCCCGGCGTAGTTATCTACTGAACCACGCAGAAGTGAAAAAAGCTGTCGGCAAATAA
- a CDS encoding DUF4956 domain-containing protein: MLDWLKEPLLNSEGLNSTTIALRISISFIFGGVVAAIFRATRVSRQPDTNNIIPTLVLLTGLITMVTMAIGNSPARAFSLVGALSIVRFRTVVADTRDTAFVIFAVAVGMALGAGFLNVALIGLPLGGIAAWIVRPVTSDPEITTVCILTVKIELGVAHQEVLAPIFEKYCSKAVVQEVGTVSKGPAIELKYLVHMNDDRQLLDCVGEINTLHGVQGVELKVKQD, from the coding sequence ATGCTGGATTGGTTAAAAGAGCCACTGTTAAACAGTGAAGGGCTGAATTCGACCACAATTGCGTTACGCATATCGATTTCGTTTATTTTTGGTGGCGTGGTTGCAGCTATTTTTCGTGCCACACGAGTTTCCAGGCAGCCAGATACCAACAATATCATCCCCACGCTGGTATTACTGACGGGACTAATCACAATGGTTACCATGGCCATTGGCAACAGCCCCGCCCGGGCTTTCAGCCTGGTGGGTGCATTATCGATTGTCCGCTTCCGCACCGTTGTGGCCGATACCCGCGATACCGCATTTGTGATCTTTGCAGTGGCCGTGGGGATGGCACTGGGGGCAGGTTTTCTGAATGTCGCTCTGATTGGCTTGCCGCTAGGTGGAATTGCCGCCTGGATTGTGCGGCCAGTGACATCTGACCCGGAAATTACTACGGTTTGCATCTTAACAGTAAAAATCGAACTCGGTGTTGCCCACCAGGAAGTACTTGCACCAATATTCGAAAAATATTGTTCAAAAGCGGTGGTGCAGGAAGTAGGCACGGTCAGCAAGGGTCCCGCGATTGAACTGAAATATCTGGTGCACATGAATGACGACCGCCAGCTCCTAGACTGCGTAGGAGAAATCAACACCCTCCACGGTGTGCAAGGGGTGGAATTGAAAGTCAAGCAGGATTAG